A portion of the Marinilabiliales bacterium genome contains these proteins:
- a CDS encoding glycosyltransferase, with translation MTNNEGNLSMTGTRIIVAATSDLATDQRLRRHCTALHENGCEVTLTGRVLKGSLPVTETPYRTRRVKHLFNRGPLFYAEYNIRLFFFLLFNRFDIINANDLDTLPACYIVSRLRSKPLVYDSHEYFTGVPELTGRPFVRKTWEAIERLIFPGLSHIITVNSSIALIYSEKYGKEIDVVRNLPAPGDNSHEAKPEDFGLPRRKKFVILQGAGINIDRGAEEAVRSMHHVHDAVLVIAGKGDALPVLRRIADEEALTGRVRFIPPMPYEKLMQLTSLCSCGLSLDKDSNLNYRYSLPNKIFDYIIAGIPVVVSSLPETRRIIEQYEVGLIADCLSPKGISEKINEVLSSPPSRWQENLKKAAAELNWEMEKDKLISVYSRIGKKGK, from the coding sequence ATGACAAACAATGAGGGTAATTTATCAATGACCGGAACCCGTATTATAGTTGCAGCAACAAGCGACCTTGCGACTGACCAGAGGCTCAGGCGGCATTGCACTGCATTGCATGAGAACGGATGTGAGGTAACCCTCACGGGCAGGGTACTGAAGGGAAGCCTTCCGGTGACTGAAACACCCTACAGAACAAGGCGTGTAAAGCACCTGTTCAACAGGGGGCCCCTGTTTTATGCCGAATATAACATCAGGTTGTTTTTTTTCCTGCTGTTCAATCGCTTCGACATCATCAATGCAAATGACCTCGACACACTGCCGGCCTGCTACATCGTATCCAGGCTCAGGTCAAAGCCTCTTGTCTACGACAGCCATGAATATTTTACCGGGGTGCCTGAACTGACCGGCCGTCCCTTTGTCAGGAAAACATGGGAGGCAATAGAGCGCCTGATCTTTCCCGGGCTTTCCCACATCATAACGGTCAACAGCTCAATAGCCCTTATTTACAGTGAGAAATACGGCAAAGAAATTGATGTTGTGCGCAACCTTCCTGCCCCGGGTGATAATTCTCATGAAGCAAAGCCGGAAGATTTCGGCCTTCCCCGTAGAAAAAAATTCGTGATCTTGCAGGGTGCGGGCATTAATATTGACAGGGGCGCAGAGGAAGCGGTCAGGTCAATGCACCATGTGCATGATGCAGTGCTTGTTATCGCCGGCAAAGGTGATGCCTTGCCCGTACTTCGCAGAATAGCCGATGAAGAAGCACTAACCGGCAGGGTACGCTTTATACCGCCAATGCCCTACGAAAAGCTCATGCAGCTTACCTCACTTTGCAGCTGCGGGTTGTCACTTGACAAGGACAGCAACCTGAACTACAGGTACAGCCTCCCCAACAAGATCTTCGATTATATCATTGCAGGCATCCCGGTGGTAGTATCCAGCCTGCCCGAAACCCGCCGTATAATTGAACAGTATGAAGTGGGCCTGATTGCTGATTGCCTTTCCCCGAAAGGAATATCGGAAAAAATAAACGAAGTGCTCAGCTCACCCCCTTCCAGGTGGCAGGAGAACCTGAAAAAGGCAGCAGCAGAACTGAACTGGGAAATGGAAAAAGATAAGCTGATCTCTGTTTACAGCCGGATCGGCAAAAAAGGCAAGTAA
- a CDS encoding DUF5106 domain-containing protein — protein sequence MTTFKRTAVFLLVFIAAINQAFPSGYNINVRISGLEDTTLLLAYHFGNRKYIKDTIMLDSRGEGMFKDDEALPGGIYLVVMPDMDYFEILVDREQEFRIETTVDNPVENIRISGSAENEQFFEYHRFMNRRQRASSDLQQRIEMNRDNPDSVKILQERGRELDREVQEYWNSIIERQPGTLLANLIRAMKNPQIPEFELPEGTHNPDSVRWRMGYDYNRKHFFDNIDFSDDRLLRTPVLHNRLEHFFTRTLMQVPDMIIPEAVRVIELAKANDDVFQYVLVYLLNHYERSNIMGMDEVFVELAERYYLSGEAFWVNDETIRRLRDRVERMKPNLIGRTAAEMRMRIPDGSFVNLHGIEAEYTIIYFYEPACGHCKVVTPRLNELYKKYRDQGLQVFAVYIYDDVEEWQEYINDNGLDWVNVFDPQNETNFRFNYDIYSTPTLYVLDADKTIIAKRIGIETIEQMVEDLL from the coding sequence ATGACCACTTTTAAAAGAACAGCTGTTTTCCTGCTGGTTTTCATTGCAGCAATAAACCAGGCCTTCCCGTCAGGTTATAATATAAACGTCAGGATAAGCGGACTGGAGGATACGACCCTGCTCCTTGCATACCATTTCGGTAACAGGAAATACATTAAAGATACCATTATGCTTGATTCCCGCGGAGAGGGTATGTTCAAAGATGATGAAGCCCTTCCGGGAGGCATATACCTGGTGGTTATGCCAGATATGGATTATTTCGAGATACTGGTTGACCGGGAACAGGAGTTCCGGATTGAGACCACCGTTGATAACCCGGTTGAAAACATCAGAATATCCGGATCGGCTGAAAATGAGCAGTTTTTTGAGTATCACCGTTTCATGAACCGGCGGCAGAGAGCATCATCAGACCTCCAGCAGAGAATTGAGATGAACCGGGATAATCCCGATTCGGTTAAGATTCTCCAGGAGCGGGGAAGAGAACTCGACAGGGAGGTTCAGGAATACTGGAACTCGATAATTGAAAGGCAGCCGGGCACACTGCTGGCCAACCTTATAAGGGCCATGAAAAATCCGCAGATACCTGAATTTGAATTACCCGAAGGTACCCATAACCCCGATTCCGTAAGGTGGAGAATGGGATATGATTATAACAGGAAGCACTTTTTCGACAATATAGATTTTTCAGATGATCGCCTGCTCAGAACCCCTGTCCTCCACAACCGGCTGGAGCATTTCTTCACCCGCACCCTTATGCAGGTTCCCGATATGATCATACCCGAAGCTGTAAGGGTGATAGAGCTGGCAAAGGCTAATGACGATGTATTTCAATATGTACTTGTATACCTGCTGAACCATTATGAAAGATCAAACATAATGGGAATGGATGAGGTGTTCGTTGAGCTTGCCGAAAGGTATTACCTCAGCGGAGAAGCTTTCTGGGTCAATGATGAGACCATCAGACGGCTGAGGGACAGGGTTGAGCGTATGAAACCAAACCTGATCGGGCGCACTGCAGCAGAGATGAGGATGAGGATACCCGATGGCAGTTTTGTGAATCTTCACGGCATAGAAGCCGAATACACGATCATATATTTCTATGAACCGGCCTGCGGGCACTGCAAAGTTGTAACGCCCAGGCTGAACGAACTGTACAAAAAATACCGGGATCAGGGCCTGCAGGTTTTTGCAGTATACATTTACGACGATGTTGAAGAGTGGCAGGAGTATATAAACGACAACGGCCTTGACTGGGTAAACGTATTTGATCCGCAGAATGAGACCAACTTCCGGTTCAATTACGACATATACAGCACACCTACACTATATGTGCTGGATGCAGACAAGACAATAATCGCCAAGAGGATCGGGATTGAAACAATTGAGCAGATGGTGGAAGATCTGCTTTAA
- the sucD gene encoding succinate--CoA ligase subunit alpha, translating into MSVLVNRDSKVIVQGFTGSEGSFHASQMIEYGTNVVGGVTPGKGGQQHLGKPVFNTVSEAVRETGADTSVIFVPPAFAADAIMEAAEAGIEVIVAITEGIPVSDMVKVKEYLRGRKTTLIGPNCPGIITPGEAKVGIMPGFIHKKGTVGIISRSGTLTYEAVDQVTKSGLGQSTCIGIGGDPVIGTTTLDAVKMLMDDSGTDGIIVIGEIGGNMEAEAARWIRDNGTKPVVGFIAGQTAPKGRRMGHAGAIIGGSDDTAAAKMKVMRECGITVVESPADIGSTIAGLLKNSGKAG; encoded by the coding sequence ATGAGTGTTCTGGTAAACAGGGATTCAAAAGTTATTGTACAGGGATTTACCGGCAGTGAGGGCAGCTTTCATGCTTCACAGATGATCGAATACGGAACGAATGTGGTGGGAGGGGTCACGCCCGGGAAAGGCGGACAGCAGCACCTGGGAAAGCCAGTGTTCAATACCGTTTCGGAAGCGGTCAGGGAAACCGGAGCCGACACCTCTGTTATTTTCGTGCCGCCGGCATTTGCAGCCGATGCGATTATGGAGGCTGCTGAAGCGGGCATAGAGGTGATTGTAGCGATTACAGAAGGCATCCCGGTGTCTGACATGGTAAAGGTCAAAGAGTACCTCAGGGGGCGTAAAACCACTCTTATCGGCCCCAATTGTCCGGGCATCATCACCCCCGGGGAGGCAAAAGTCGGTATAATGCCAGGTTTTATACATAAAAAGGGCACAGTTGGAATTATCTCCCGTTCGGGTACGCTGACCTATGAGGCGGTTGACCAGGTGACCAAGTCGGGCCTGGGTCAATCAACATGCATCGGTATAGGGGGTGACCCGGTAATCGGAACAACCACACTCGATGCCGTGAAAATGCTGATGGATGATTCGGGGACTGATGGCATAATCGTGATAGGTGAGATTGGAGGCAACATGGAAGCCGAGGCGGCCAGGTGGATAAGGGATAACGGCACCAAACCGGTAGTGGGTTTCATTGCCGGCCAGACTGCCCCCAAAGGCAGGAGGATGGGACATGCGGGTGCGATTATAGGTGGAAGCGATGATACGGCCGCAGCCAAGATGAAGGTTATGAGGGAGTGTGGCATTACCGTGGTTGAATCTCCGGCCGATATCGGAAGTACCATAGCAGGCCTGCTGAAAAATAGCGGAAAAGCCGGTTGA